The Metabacillus schmidteae nucleotide sequence GAGAGTAAACCCAAATTAAACGATTATCCTCAAAGCAACAAAAGAAGAAGAAGCTGGTTATAAACCACCTTTCTTCTTTACATAGTACCATTAGAGAGCTCTAAACTTCTTTTTAATAGGTATATATTTACAAACTTACTTCCACCCATTAAAAGCTAGCAGGTGTCCTTCAATAATCTGGCCCACAAGAACGATGCTATTGTCTATAGGATAGTAGAACAGCGCTGTATTGCTGAATTTTACTCCTTCAATATTTAAGCCAATAGTTCATTAAAAAAACCTCCTTTTTGATTTATAATCATATTAAAGTGGAGGTTATGAACATAATGCAAAAACAAAATACATTAACTAAATTAAAAAGCTTTGCAAAAAAATTAAAACTTAATTTATTTGTACTTTATTTATCATATAATGATCAAAGAGTCACTTGGTTTGCAAAAGTAGTTGCTATTTGTGTCGTGGCTTATGCTTTTAGTCCAATCGATTTAATACCAGATTTTATACCTGTTCTGGGCTATCTTGATGATTTGGTCCTTGTCCCACTTGGAATTTCATTAGCGTTAAAATTAATTCCAACAATAGTTATCGATGAGAATCGAGCCAAA carries:
- a CDS encoding YkvA family protein, which codes for MQKQNTLTKLKSFAKKLKLNLFVLYLSYNDQRVTWFAKVVAICVVAYAFSPIDLIPDFIPVLGYLDDLVLVPLGISLALKLIPTIVIDENRAKAEEIRKNGKPKNWFVGFLFIFIWIIFAIWISKLIYRFFL